Proteins encoded in a region of the Paenibacillus pedocola genome:
- a CDS encoding NAD(P)/FAD-dependent oxidoreductase — MSDQLELYDVTIIGGGPAGMYTAFYSGMRDLKTKLIEAKDELGGRMLIYPEKMIWDVGGITPTLCGQLIKQLEQQARTFDPTIVLGQQITRQERQEDGTYILTSSTGERHWTRTVILAIGYGILQMAKLEIEGADRYEVTNLHYTVQELEPFRGKHVLISGGGDSAVDWANELEGVAASVTIVHRREQFGGHEKNIARMKASSVEVRVPYSVSQLHSKNGETIDQVTISHVESGETEQFAVDAVIVNHGLKSDFGPLREWGLDMGDWCANVSGRLETNLPGIFAAGDFVDYSSKVRLIAGTFTDAVLALNSAKLYMDPDAPKAAYVSSHNDRFKEKNRALGVTDEH, encoded by the coding sequence ATGAGTGATCAACTGGAATTATACGATGTGACGATTATCGGCGGGGGGCCCGCAGGCATGTATACAGCTTTTTATAGCGGTATGAGAGATTTGAAAACGAAGCTGATTGAAGCGAAGGATGAGCTGGGCGGACGAATGCTGATTTATCCGGAGAAGATGATCTGGGATGTGGGTGGAATCACACCGACCCTCTGCGGTCAATTAATCAAGCAGCTGGAGCAGCAGGCACGCACCTTTGATCCGACGATTGTGCTTGGGCAGCAGATTACCCGGCAGGAGCGCCAGGAGGATGGGACGTACATATTGACATCTTCCACGGGGGAACGACACTGGACCCGGACCGTCATTCTGGCGATTGGCTACGGCATCCTGCAGATGGCCAAGCTGGAGATCGAGGGAGCGGACCGTTACGAGGTAACTAACCTGCACTATACCGTGCAGGAGCTGGAGCCGTTCCGCGGCAAGCATGTACTGATCTCCGGCGGAGGCGATTCGGCAGTGGACTGGGCGAATGAGCTGGAGGGAGTTGCTGCAAGTGTCACTATTGTGCACCGGAGAGAGCAGTTCGGCGGACATGAGAAGAATATTGCCCGCATGAAGGCCTCATCGGTTGAAGTGCGTGTGCCGTATTCGGTGAGCCAGCTGCACAGCAAGAACGGTGAGACGATTGACCAGGTGACCATCAGCCATGTTGAATCTGGTGAAACGGAGCAGTTTGCAGTCGATGCAGTGATTGTTAACCATGGCCTGAAAAGCGACTTCGGTCCGCTGCGTGAATGGGGACTTGATATGGGGGACTGGTGCGCCAATGTCAGCGGAAGACTGGAAACGAATCTGCCGGGCATTTTTGCCGCCGGGGATTTCGTTGATTACAGCAGCAAGGTCCGGCTGATCGCCGGCACGTTTACCGATGCGGTTCTGGCACTCAACAGCGCCAAGCTGTATATGGATCCTGATGCGCCTAAGGCGGCATATGTGTCCTCCCATAATGACCGGTTCAAAGAGAAGAATAGGGCCCTCGGCGTA